Proteins found in one Primulina huaijiensis isolate GDHJ02 unplaced genomic scaffold, ASM1229523v2 scaffold34775, whole genome shotgun sequence genomic segment:
- the LOC140968262 gene encoding protein IQ-domain 26-like: protein MGKAAKWLKGLLGMKKGKENVGNNSNYVEKKEKKRWSFPAKSSKVSGGLSQIPVTNPATDSAWLSSYMAETNKEQNKHAIAVAAATAAAADAAVAAAQAAVAVVRLTSQGRGALIGGGMERLAAVKIQRVFRGYLARKCLRALKGLVKFQAIVRGYLVRKRAAATLHSMQALVRAQACARYQRACRSTISDQRFIPELRSRKSMDRFDSTRSEFPSKRLSSFYDQSFDESPKIVEIDTYKPKSRSRRFNNTCMSEYGDQDDYYQVISSPRVTPARLSIPSCRHNQDMDWGVGSEFYKYATAQNTPRYTNSGHTNSPAKPASSIYGDGFFRPYSNYPSFMENTQSFTAKLRSQSAPKHRPEYDLKKRLSLNDIMASRSSFSGVRMQKPFPRVQEDFEF, encoded by the exons ATGGGAAAGGCAGCAAAGTGGTTGAAGGGGTTGCTTGGAATGAAGAAAGGCAAAGAAAACGTGGGGAACAACTCGAATTATGTTGAGAAAAAGGAGAAGAAAAGGTGGAGTTTCCCTGCAAAGTCCAGCAAGGTTTCGGGTGGACTAAGTCAGATTCCGGTTACTAATCCGGCCACCGATTCGGCATGGCTGAGTTCTTATATGGCTGAGACAAACAAGGAACAGAACAAGCACGCAATTGCCGTGGCTGCTGCCACAGCAGCCGCTGCTGATGCGGCTGTCGCAGCTGCGCAGGCGGCGGTGGCGGTTGTGAGGCTCACAAGCCAAGGGAGAGGAGCATTGATTGGTGGTGGTATGGAGAGGTTGGCCGCTGTAAAGATCCAGAGAGTTTTCCGTGGTTATTTG GCCAGAAAATGCCTCAGAGCTCTAAAAGGACTAGTGAAATTTCAAGCCATTGTTAGAGGCTACCTCGTAAGAAAACGGGCCGCAGCAACTCTACACAGCATGCAAGCTCTCGTTCGGGCTCAGGCTTGCGCCCGGTACCAGAGGGCCTGTCGCTCCACCATCAGCGATCAAAGATTCATTCCTGAATTGAGATCAAGAAAATCCATG GACAGGTTTGATAGTACTAGGAGTGAGTTCCCGAGCAAGAGGCTATCGTCCTTTTACGACCAGTCGTTCGATGAAAGCCCAAAGATAGTTGAAATCGATACCTACAAGCCAAAATCAAGATCAAGAAGATTCAACAACACTTGCATGTCAGAATATGGAGATCAAGATGATTACTACCAAGTGATATCATCGCCTCGTGTAACCCCAGCCCGTTTGTCGATCCCAAGTTGTCGGCACAATCAAGACATGGACTGGGGCGTTGGTTCCGAATTTTACAAGTATGCAACTGCACAAAACACTCCAAGATACACAAACTCAGGCCATACAAATTCTCCTGCCAAGCCAGCAAGTAGTATCTATGGAGATGGATTCTTTAGGCCATATTCAAACTACCCTAGCTTTATGGAAAATACGCAGTCGTTTACGGCGAAACTGAGGTCCCAAAGCGCCCCTAAGCACAGG